A stretch of the Geothermobacter hydrogeniphilus genome encodes the following:
- a CDS encoding MBL fold metallo-hydrolase, which translates to MRLLLIIVCLLLPCLAWGESSYQMVKLTDGVYAAIARTGSRATSNALLVVGRDKAVVIGAHFTREAINDLVTAGAAVTSTPIRYFVLAHHHRGYSHIDFDFPPGKEVIMSWQTWLAVSSEKREVDFPVIFFREGMTLKLGRRSLILTNVGPGHTNGDVVAYLPEDNVLFTSDLLYTDSVGYMGDGHMREWVLALDFLESLQAKYVVPGQGPVSRSSDIRDYKNFFKDFLTAIINHIERGDSLKKTLRTFDLPQHRDRKGYKQFMQTNIRRAYLQLREQVSPKN; encoded by the coding sequence ATGCGTCTGCTGCTGATCATCGTCTGTCTGCTTCTTCCCTGTCTGGCCTGGGGAGAGTCGAGCTACCAGATGGTCAAGCTCACCGACGGCGTCTACGCCGCCATTGCCAGAACCGGCAGCCGCGCCACGTCGAACGCCCTGCTGGTGGTCGGCAGGGATAAAGCGGTGGTGATCGGCGCCCATTTCACCCGCGAAGCGATCAATGACCTGGTGACCGCCGGTGCCGCTGTCACCAGCACCCCGATCCGCTACTTCGTCCTCGCCCATCATCATCGCGGCTACAGCCACATCGACTTCGACTTCCCCCCCGGCAAGGAAGTGATCATGTCGTGGCAGACCTGGCTGGCGGTCAGCTCCGAAAAACGCGAAGTCGATTTCCCGGTCATTTTCTTCCGCGAAGGCATGACCCTGAAGCTGGGCAGGAGAAGTCTGATCCTGACCAATGTCGGACCGGGACACACCAACGGAGATGTCGTCGCCTACCTGCCGGAAGATAATGTCCTGTTCACCAGCGACCTGCTCTACACCGACAGTGTCGGCTATATGGGAGACGGGCACATGCGGGAATGGGTGCTGGCCCTCGATTTTCTGGAGAGTCTGCAGGCCAAATACGTTGTTCCCGGACAGGGTCCGGTCAGCCGCAGCAGCGACATCCGCGATTACAAGAACTTTTTCAAGGACTTTCTGACCGCCATCATCAACCATATCGAACGCGGCGACAGCCTGAAAAAAACCCTGCGCACCTTCGATCTGCCACAGCACCGGGACCGCAAAGGCTACAAGCAGTTCATGCAGACCAACATCCGCCGAGCCTATCTGCAGTTGCGTGAGCAGGTCAGCCCCAAAAACTGA
- a CDS encoding multiheme c-type cytochrome yields the protein MMHAKGWLLAGCLLLLLPGPVFSADEEAPTIPRETVCLQCHGGMEGRLGAPVGLWKQSIHRQNGISCHDCHGGDPTDFAMAMSPERGFRGAPEKAEIPAFCGRCHIGVKDDYLASKHGRALGKGGPQCVTCHGNHAVVKASPDLINDKDCTRCHSFERAARIKAALADTDHIISGLESDLADLRRLGISVKKMRGEVFAKRNEFHRLFHTVDVNKVHQGTAAVQKSLGKVATEVAGIRSDLSQRKLWGGIAIVLLLVAGGLCLLLRRTYHDEEGKG from the coding sequence ATGATGCACGCGAAAGGATGGTTGTTGGCCGGATGCCTGCTGCTCCTGTTGCCGGGGCCGGTTTTTTCCGCCGATGAAGAGGCTCCCACGATTCCCAGGGAGACGGTCTGTCTGCAGTGTCACGGCGGGATGGAAGGGCGTCTCGGGGCGCCGGTCGGTCTCTGGAAACAGAGCATTCACCGGCAGAACGGAATTTCCTGTCATGACTGTCATGGTGGCGACCCGACCGATTTCGCCATGGCCATGAGTCCTGAACGGGGGTTTCGCGGTGCTCCGGAAAAAGCCGAGATTCCCGCCTTCTGCGGTCGTTGCCATATCGGGGTCAAGGATGATTACCTGGCCAGCAAGCACGGCCGGGCCCTCGGCAAGGGGGGACCGCAGTGTGTCACCTGTCATGGCAACCATGCCGTCGTCAAGGCCAGCCCCGACCTGATCAATGACAAGGATTGCACCCGCTGTCACAGTTTTGAACGTGCCGCCAGGATCAAGGCGGCCCTGGCCGATACCGACCACATCATTTCCGGTCTGGAAAGCGACCTGGCCGACCTGCGCCGGCTCGGGATATCAGTGAAGAAGATGCGTGGTGAGGTGTTCGCCAAGCGCAACGAGTTTCACCGGCTGTTTCATACCGTTGATGTGAACAAGGTTCATCAGGGCACCGCGGCGGTGCAGAAATCCCTCGGGAAGGTTGCGACCGAAGTGGCCGGCATTCGTTCGGATCTCAGTCAGCGCAAGCTCTGGGGAGGGATCGCCATTGTCCTGCTGCTGGTCGCCGGCGGCCTCTGTCTGTTGTTGCGGCGGACCTACCATGATGAGGAAGGGAAAGGCTGA